CAGCTCCTACTTGTTTTGATACACATTTTGAAGCCATTGCAATCTCTTTTGCAATGTTTATAAAACTTCTATCATTTAACATAATATTCCTAATTAATTTTTTTCAATTATATCAAAAAGATATTTCAAAGATATTTTATTCCTAAACTTAAATAAAGCTTATTTAATTTAACAAAAATATATTTATCAGAAAAATTGTGCTATTATGAGAAAAAATTTTACTAAATATAAAGGCTAAGTATGGATTTTAAAGACATCAAAGAATTAATTAGAGTTTTCGACAAAAGCGAACTTAACAAATTAAAAGTTAAAGAGGGTGAATTCGAAATCTCTATGCAAAGAGGTTTTGAAGGTGTTGTAACTACTGTATCAGCTGCTCCTGCAGTTGCTGCTCCTGTTGCAGCTGTTAGCGCACCAGTTGCAACTGTAAATGTAGCTTCAACAGAAACAGCAACAACTGCAAAGAGTGGAGATATGATTAACTCTCCAATGGTAGGAACATTTTATTCTTCACCTTCTCCAGAATCTCCAGCATTTGTAAATGTAGGTGATACTGTAAAAAAAGGTCAAACTCTTTGTATTTTAGAAGCAATGAAAATTATGAATGAGGTTGAAGCTGAATTTGATTGTAAAATTTTAGAGATTCTTGTTAAAGATGGTTCTCCTGTTGAGTATGATATGCCAATTTTTGTTGTTGAAAAATTATAAGAGTTACATATGGCAGAAATTAAAAAAATTTTAATAGCTAACAGAGGAGAAATCGTTCAAAGAGCTGTTAGAACAATAAGAGAAATGGGAAAAAAATCAGTTGCTATTTATAGTGCTGGTGATAAAAATGCATCATATTTAAAACATGCAGATGAAGCTGTATGTATTGGTGGTGCAAAATCAAGTGAGTCATACTTAAATATTCCAGCAATTATAACAGCTGCTGAAATGACAGGTTGTGATGCAATTTTCCCAGGATATGGTTTCTTATCTGAAAATCAAGATTTTGTTGAAATTTGTAGATTACACAATATCAAATTTATCGGTCCATCTGTTGAAGTAATGGAAAAAATGGCTGATAAATCAAAAGCAAAAGAAGAGATGATTAAAGCTGGTGTTCCAGTTGTTCCAGGAAGTAAAGGTGCTGTTCACTCTGTAACTGAAGGTAAAAAAGTTGCTGCTGAAATTGGTTACCCAATTATGGCAAAAGCTGCTGCTGGTGGTGGTGGAAGAGGAATGAGACTTATTAAAGATGAGTCAGAATTTGACCAACTATTTATGGCAGCATCAAGTGAAGCATTAGCTGCATTTGGCGATGGAACTATGTATCTTGAAAGATTTATTAATAATCCAAGACATATTGAAGTTCAAGTTGTTGGAGATTCTCACGGTAATGCTATTCACATTGGTGAAAGAGATTGTTCTTTACAAAGAAGACATCAAAAAGTTATTGAAGAGTCACCTGCAATTTTATTAAATGATGAAACTAGAGCAAAACTTCATGAAGTTGCTGTAAAAGCTACTAAATATTTAAAATATGAAGGTGCAGGAACATTTGAATTCTTAGCTGATGACCAACAAAATATTTATTTTATGGAAATGAATACAAGATTACAAGTTGAGCATCCAGTTTCTGAAATGGTTTCAGGAATTGATATTGTTGAACTAATGATTAAAGTTGCTGAGGGTGAAAAAGTTCCTCCACAAGAAAAAATTAAATTTAGAGGTCATGCAATTGAGTGTAGAATTACAGCAGAAGATCCAAATACATTTTTACCAAGTCCAGGAAAAGTAACTCAATGGATGGTTCCTGGTGGAAGAAATGTAAGAGTAGATTCTCATGTTTATACAAACTATGTAGTTCCTCCTTATTATGACTCAATGATTGGAAAACTAATCGTTTGGGGAAGAGATAGAAATAAAGCTATAAACATTATGAAAAGAGCCTTAGCTGAATTTGAAGTAGAAGGAATTAAAACTACAATTCCATTCCACCAAAAAATGATGGAAAATGAAGATTTTATCTCAAATAACTATGATACTAAATACTTAGAAAACTACAAAGGTTTAGAGGATTTATAAGATTAAGAGCTTTGCTCTTTTTCTTAAAGCTTAAATTTATCTAAAATTAGATATACTCCGCCAAAATTATACACATTTATATACCCATTTTACTTTGATGGATTATCAAAGATTCATTTTTCAAAACTGACTTACTTGCAAGACTCAAATTGCGTTTTAATTGTACTTTTATGGGAGATTTAAATCTAACTTATATAACCGTGTGTATTTTTTAATAAATTATATACAAAGGTAAAAAAATGACTTTTAACGAATTCAATTTTAAAGAACAATTACAAAAAGCAATCGACGAGGCAGGATTTAAAGAACCAAGTCCAATTCAAGAACAAGCAATTCCAGTTATTTTATCAGGAAAAGATATTGTTGGACAAGCTCACACAGGTACAGGAAAAACAGCAGCATTTGGACTTCCAATTTTAAATAAATTAAAGGGAAAATCAGGTGTTGAAGCAGTTGTAATTGTTCCAACTAGAGAACTTGCAATGCAAGTTTCAGATGAATTATATAGATTTGGAAGATTCTTAGGAATTAACACTGCAACTGTTTATGGTGGACAAGCTTATGCTAGACAAATCAAATTAATTGAAAATGCAAGTATTATTATTGCAACTCCTGGAAGATTTTTAGATCTTTTAAGAGGTGATAAAATTGATATAAAACCAGATTTTGTTATTCTTGATGAAGCAGATGAAATGCTTGATATGGGATTTTTAGATGATATTAAAGAGATTTTTACTTTCTTACCAGAAAATAGACAAACTTTATTATTCTCTGCAACTATGCCAACAGCAATTAAAAATCTTGCAAAAACAATTTTAAAAGAACCAGAATTTATTACATTAACAAAAAGTGATGTAACAAATGCAAAAATTACTCAAACTTTTTATGTTGTAGATGAAAAAGAGAGAGATGATGCATTAATTAGACTTTATGATTACAAAAATCCAACAAAATCAATTATTTTTTGTAGAACTAAAAAAGAAGTTGATAGATTATCAACATTTATGGTTTCTCAAGGATTTATGGCAAAAGGTCTTCATGGTGATATGGAACAAAGACAAAGAGAAGAAGCAATTAGAGCATTTAAAACTTCTAAACTTGAAATCTTAATTGCAACAGACGTTGCAGCAAGAGGATTAGACGTAAATGATGTTTCACATGTATTTAACTATCATTTACCATTTGATTCTGAGTCATACGTACATAGAATTGGAAGAACAGGTAGAGCTGGTAAAGAAGGTGTTGCTGTTTCAATTGTTACTCCACATGAATTTAGAATGTTACAAAAAATTGAAAAAAATATCGGTACAAAATTAGAAGGTAAAACAGTTCCAAATATCAGTTCTGTAAAAATGAAAAAATTTGCTGATTTAAAACAACAAATAATTGAGCAAGAAGTAAAAGATTATGCTTTAGAGTTAGTTGAAGAGTTAAAAGAAGAGTTTGATATCTCTACAATTGCTTTCAAATTAGCTTCAATGATTTCTGCATCAACTTATGTTCAAGGGAATAATAATATCGGAAAATCTGAAAGTGATATTAAAAGACTTATTGAAAATAGTTCAAGAAATGATAGAGAAGACTCTGGAAGAAATTCAAGAGGTGGAAGAGGTGGACGATTTGGTTCAAGAGGTGGAGATAGAGATAGAGGTTCAAGAAGCGGTGATAGAAACGGTGACAGAAACTCAAGAGGTGGAGATAGAGATAGAGCACCAAGAGGTGATAGAGCTCCAAGACCATCAGGAGATAGAAAACCAAGTGGAGATAGAGCTCCAAGAGGTGACAGACCTTCAAGACCATCAGGTGATAGAAGTAGAAAAAGGGATTAATCCTTTTTTCTAAAACATTCTCTATAAAATATATATAATCTCTTCAAATAATAACTTTTAACTATAATAAATTTAAGCTTTTTTAAAGGTTTAATAAGAAATTTCCTACTATAATATTATCCTACTTACGTTACAAAATAATTACAAAAGGTTTACTTTGGATATTAAAACGATTAACAGGTTTGAAAAAGCGCAAGCAAAAACATTACCTGGCTTTGCTAAATTATCATTAGCACTTCTATTTATTGTTGTAGTTTTCTTATGGTCATATGCTTCTCATGGAAATCTTCCTAACAATATGTTTTTAATTATTGGTGCTGTTTTTGGTGCTTATATGGCTATGAATATTGGTGCTAATGATGTTGCAAATAACGTTGGGCCAGCTGTTGGTTCAAAAGCACTTACTTTAACAGGTGCAATAATGATTGCTGCTATATTTGAGTCATTAGGTGCTTTTATTGCTGGTGGGGATGTTGTTAAAACAATCAAAGATGGAATTATTAATCCTTCAATGATAGAAAATCCTGAAATATTTATTTGGGCAATGACAGCTGCTTTATTATCAGCAGCTTTATGGTTAAATTTTGCAACTTCTATTGGTGCTCCTGTTTCAACTACACACTCAATTGTTGGTGGGGTAATGGGTGCAGGAATTGCAGCAGCTGGTTTTGCAATTGTTTCTTGGGATACAGTTGGAAAAATTGTTGCTTCTTGGATAGTTTCTCCACTTCTTGGTGGAATTATTGCAGCTGCATTTTTATTTTTTATAAAAAAACAAATTGTTTATCAAGATAATATGTTAGAAGCATCAAAAAAATTTGTTCCTGTATTAATTGCAATTATGACTTGGACTTTTAGTACATATATTATTTTAAAAGGTTTAAAAGAATTAGTTGAATTAAACTTTATTACAGCTGCAATTATAGGATTTCTTATTAGTGTTGCTGTTTACTTTTTTGTTAAACCAATCATTGCAAAATCATCTTTAAAATTATCAAATACAAGATCTTCTGTTAATACTTTATTTAATATTCCTTTAGTTTTTGCTGCAGCTTTATTATCATTTGCTCACGGTGCAAATGATGTTGCAAATGCAATTGGACCACTTGCAGCAATTAATGATGCAATTATAAATGTTGAAATCTCAAGCAAAGTAGCTATTCCATTTTGGATTATGGCTGTTGGTGCATTTGGTATTGTTGTTGGGCTTATGTTATATGGTCCAAAACTTATTAAAACGGTTGGTTCTGAAATTACTGAGTTAGACCAAATGAGAGCTTATTCAATTGCAATGTCAGCTGCTTTTACTGTTATTGTTGCAAGTCAATTAGGTCTTCCTGTATCTTCAACACACATTGCTGTTGGAGGAGTTTTTGGAGTAGGATTTTTAAGAGAAATTTTAGACAATAATGAAAAAAGATTTTTGCAAGAAACAAGAAAAAGATTTAAAAGACATAAAAGAGAGTTAGATTTTATGCAAGAAGAGTTAGATAGACTTGAATTGATAAAAGATAAATCTAAAGCTCATTATATGAAAATTGTTGAATTGTATAAAAAAATTGATGATAGAGAAAATCTTGTTAAACAAGAAAGAAAAGATGTTAAAGATGCAAAAAGTACAAAATATGTAAAAAGAGATGCAATTAAAAAAATAGTTGCTGCTTGGATTATTACTGTGCCTGCTGCTGCAATTCTTTCTGCTGCAATTTTCTTTATGATTAAGGGTATTATGGTTACTGCATAGGAATTTTCCTATGCAAAACTTCTTTTTATTTATCTCATTAATGATAAAATCTCTTAAAAAATTTTAGGATTTATTATCGAAGCTATATTTTCAGTTTTACCAGTCTATTTTTTTATTTTATTAGGTTTTTTAGCAAAAAAAAAATTTACTACTCAAATAGATGAAAAAACTTTAGTTTTATTATCTTTATATTTTTTCCAACCAATATTAATACTTTGGGGATTAACAAAAACTCCAATAAATTATGAATTTATTATGTCTCCGATTTTTTATTTAATTATTGTTCTAACTACACTTACTATTTTAATTTTTATCTCAAAAATAGTTTTTAGTTCTCGTACAGATGAATCAATATATTTAGGTACAGCTTTAGTTGGAAATACAGGAAATTTAGGTATTCCACTAGGAATTGCACTTTTTGGAGTAGAATCTGTTCCTTATACAAGTATTATTAATATTGCAAATGTATTTTTTATGTATACAATTTCAGTCTATTTTTTTGCAAGAGAACAATTCTCTTTAAAAGAAGCAATACTATCAATATTTAAAATCCCAGCAATTTGGTTTGCCTCACTTGCTTTGTTTTTAAATTATTATCAAATTCCAATAAATAAACATATCTTAATGGCTTTAGATATGGGTGCATATACTTCTTTAACAATTCAGCTTTTTATTTTTGGAGTTTATTTATATAGTGTTAG
The genomic region above belongs to Arcobacter ellisii and contains:
- a CDS encoding inorganic phosphate transporter → MDIKTINRFEKAQAKTLPGFAKLSLALLFIVVVFLWSYASHGNLPNNMFLIIGAVFGAYMAMNIGANDVANNVGPAVGSKALTLTGAIMIAAIFESLGAFIAGGDVVKTIKDGIINPSMIENPEIFIWAMTAALLSAALWLNFATSIGAPVSTTHSIVGGVMGAGIAAAGFAIVSWDTVGKIVASWIVSPLLGGIIAAAFLFFIKKQIVYQDNMLEASKKFVPVLIAIMTWTFSTYIILKGLKELVELNFITAAIIGFLISVAVYFFVKPIIAKSSLKLSNTRSSVNTLFNIPLVFAAALLSFAHGANDVANAIGPLAAINDAIINVEISSKVAIPFWIMAVGAFGIVVGLMLYGPKLIKTVGSEITELDQMRAYSIAMSAAFTVIVASQLGLPVSSTHIAVGGVFGVGFLREILDNNEKRFLQETRKRFKRHKRELDFMQEELDRLELIKDKSKAHYMKIVELYKKIDDRENLVKQERKDVKDAKSTKYVKRDAIKKIVAAWIITVPAAAILSAAIFFMIKGIMVTA
- the accB gene encoding acetyl-CoA carboxylase biotin carboxyl carrier protein; this encodes MDFKDIKELIRVFDKSELNKLKVKEGEFEISMQRGFEGVVTTVSAAPAVAAPVAAVSAPVATVNVASTETATTAKSGDMINSPMVGTFYSSPSPESPAFVNVGDTVKKGQTLCILEAMKIMNEVEAEFDCKILEILVKDGSPVEYDMPIFVVEKL
- a CDS encoding acetyl-CoA carboxylase biotin carboxylase subunit; its protein translation is MAEIKKILIANRGEIVQRAVRTIREMGKKSVAIYSAGDKNASYLKHADEAVCIGGAKSSESYLNIPAIITAAEMTGCDAIFPGYGFLSENQDFVEICRLHNIKFIGPSVEVMEKMADKSKAKEEMIKAGVPVVPGSKGAVHSVTEGKKVAAEIGYPIMAKAAAGGGGRGMRLIKDESEFDQLFMAASSEALAAFGDGTMYLERFINNPRHIEVQVVGDSHGNAIHIGERDCSLQRRHQKVIEESPAILLNDETRAKLHEVAVKATKYLKYEGAGTFEFLADDQQNIYFMEMNTRLQVEHPVSEMVSGIDIVELMIKVAEGEKVPPQEKIKFRGHAIECRITAEDPNTFLPSPGKVTQWMVPGGRNVRVDSHVYTNYVVPPYYDSMIGKLIVWGRDRNKAINIMKRALAEFEVEGIKTTIPFHQKMMENEDFISNNYDTKYLENYKGLEDL
- a CDS encoding DEAD/DEAH box helicase — protein: MTFNEFNFKEQLQKAIDEAGFKEPSPIQEQAIPVILSGKDIVGQAHTGTGKTAAFGLPILNKLKGKSGVEAVVIVPTRELAMQVSDELYRFGRFLGINTATVYGGQAYARQIKLIENASIIIATPGRFLDLLRGDKIDIKPDFVILDEADEMLDMGFLDDIKEIFTFLPENRQTLLFSATMPTAIKNLAKTILKEPEFITLTKSDVTNAKITQTFYVVDEKERDDALIRLYDYKNPTKSIIFCRTKKEVDRLSTFMVSQGFMAKGLHGDMEQRQREEAIRAFKTSKLEILIATDVAARGLDVNDVSHVFNYHLPFDSESYVHRIGRTGRAGKEGVAVSIVTPHEFRMLQKIEKNIGTKLEGKTVPNISSVKMKKFADLKQQIIEQEVKDYALELVEELKEEFDISTIAFKLASMISASTYVQGNNNIGKSESDIKRLIENSSRNDREDSGRNSRGGRGGRFGSRGGDRDRGSRSGDRNGDRNSRGGDRDRAPRGDRAPRPSGDRKPSGDRAPRGDRPSRPSGDRSRKRD
- a CDS encoding AEC family transporter, translating into MFSVLPVYFFILLGFLAKKKFTTQIDEKTLVLLSLYFFQPILILWGLTKTPINYEFIMSPIFYLIIVLTTLTILIFISKIVFSSRTDESIYLGTALVGNTGNLGIPLGIALFGVESVPYTSIINIANVFFMYTISVYFFAREQFSLKEAILSIFKIPAIWFASLALFLNYYQIPINKHILMALDMGAYTSLTIQLFIFGVYLYSVRIKTIPWKLSLHISFAKHFILPLIGIFIIIWFTDFNSFVASILIMELMVPLAVNNVNFAVLYNCKPFAVASTILVSSALFVGMLYFYIQIIEYFIK